The following proteins are encoded in a genomic region of Aminivibrio pyruvatiphilus:
- a CDS encoding thioredoxin family protein — MMAILLISLVIGGIWLVKNREKEALRELSSAPDRNPDFALYVTEAINLEKLKSYGLPIIIDFGADSCVPCKEMAPVLKELNETLQGKAIIRFVDVWKHKNLAEGYPLRAIPTQFFFDREGKPFTPSESIGVPMQMYATKDTNTHVFTVHEGGMTKAQLLAALKEMGVE, encoded by the coding sequence GTGATGGCGATCCTTCTCATCTCCCTAGTCATAGGCGGCATCTGGCTCGTCAAGAACAGGGAAAAAGAGGCTCTTCGGGAACTCTCCTCCGCTCCAGACCGAAATCCCGATTTCGCTCTCTACGTAACGGAAGCGATCAACCTTGAAAAGCTGAAGTCCTACGGGCTGCCGATCATCATCGACTTCGGCGCCGACTCGTGCGTGCCGTGCAAGGAGATGGCGCCCGTACTCAAGGAGCTGAACGAAACGCTTCAAGGAAAGGCGATCATAAGGTTCGTCGATGTCTGGAAACACAAGAACCTTGCGGAAGGTTACCCCCTCCGGGCGATACCGACCCAGTTCTTTTTCGACAGGGAAGGAAAGCCTTTCACTCCCTCCGAGTCAATAGGAGTTCCGATGCAGATGTATGCCACAAAGGATACGAATACGCACGTCTTTACCGTCCACGAGGGCGGCATGACGAAGGCGCAGCTCCTCGCGGCGCTGAAGGAGATGGGCGTGGAATGA
- the arsB gene encoding ACR3 family arsenite efflux transporter, giving the protein MEDKACITKEAKGLGFFEKYLTVWVILSILAGVGLGKVAPDFAKTLDGMALSVGGAPVVSIPIAICLFFMMYPIMVKIDFTEVVKAGRSIRPVGLTLFINWAVKPFTMYAIAVFFLGKVFIHFIGPDAVDLVRLPFGLDLEPGATYGLGTVVLENGVRMLSVPLWRSYLAGCILLGIAPCTAMVLVWGYLARGNDGHTLVMVAVNSLTMLFLYGPLGGFLLGVGRIPVPWQALALSIAVYVALPLAAGYISRKMILKAKGEAWFREKFLHFLTPVTIMALLITLVLLFSFKGEVIVARPLTILWIAVPLFLQTVLIFGLGYWMSKKLGLSYQDAAPSAMIGASNHFEVAIATATMLFGLSSGAALATVVGVLIEVPVMLMLVKFCNNTTHWFRQEH; this is encoded by the coding sequence ATGGAAGACAAGGCCTGCATCACTAAGGAAGCAAAAGGACTCGGTTTCTTTGAAAAATATCTCACCGTCTGGGTCATATTGAGCATCCTCGCAGGGGTCGGACTCGGCAAGGTCGCCCCGGACTTCGCGAAGACCCTCGACGGCATGGCCCTTTCCGTGGGAGGGGCGCCGGTGGTCTCGATTCCCATCGCCATATGCCTCTTCTTCATGATGTACCCCATCATGGTGAAGATCGATTTCACCGAGGTGGTGAAGGCGGGAAGGAGCATCAGGCCGGTCGGGCTGACCCTCTTCATCAACTGGGCGGTGAAACCCTTCACCATGTACGCCATCGCCGTATTCTTCCTCGGGAAGGTCTTCATCCACTTCATCGGACCGGACGCCGTGGACCTGGTGCGGCTTCCCTTCGGCCTCGACCTCGAGCCGGGGGCGACGTACGGCCTCGGCACAGTGGTCCTTGAAAACGGCGTTCGGATGCTCTCCGTCCCCCTGTGGCGGAGCTACCTCGCAGGGTGCATTCTGCTGGGCATAGCCCCCTGCACCGCCATGGTGCTGGTATGGGGGTACCTCGCTCGGGGCAACGACGGACACACCCTCGTGATGGTGGCCGTCAATTCCCTCACCATGCTCTTTCTCTACGGCCCCCTGGGAGGGTTCCTTCTCGGCGTGGGACGCATTCCGGTACCGTGGCAGGCCCTCGCCCTCTCCATCGCCGTCTACGTGGCGCTGCCCCTGGCGGCGGGCTACATTTCCCGGAAGATGATCCTCAAGGCAAAAGGGGAGGCCTGGTTCCGGGAGAAGTTTCTCCATTTCCTTACGCCTGTCACCATAATGGCGCTGCTCATCACCCTGGTGCTGCTCTTCTCCTTCAAAGGGGAGGTCATCGTCGCCAGGCCGCTGACGATCCTCTGGATCGCCGTCCCCCTCTTCCTTCAGACAGTGCTGATCTTCGGGCTGGGGTACTGGATGTCGAAGAAACTGGGGCTCTCCTACCAGGACGCCGCTCCTTCCGCCATGATCGGCGCGTCCAACCACTTCGAGGTAGCCATCGCTACCGCCACGATGCTCTTCGGCCTTTCTTCAGGCGCCGCCCTTGCAACGGTGGTGGGCGTGCTCATCGAGGTGCCTGTGATGCTCATGCTGGTCAAGTTCTGCAACAACACGACGCACTGGTTCCGGCAAGAGCACTAG
- a CDS encoding cytochrome c biogenesis CcdA family protein, with protein sequence MIDGWLAALSESIRAGTTLAPLLALLAGLATSVTPCALTSVPLVIAYVGGTAAGDPRKGFVLSAVFSAGMALTFTVLGAAASMLGRLMGTSSSWWYILLGVLMLLMGLQILEIFNFLPSTNLLSKNTKRGYAGAFLAGVLGGFFSSPCATPVLVVLLSIVAGSGEIGRGILLLLLYSLGHSILVLAAGTSVGFAAKLVANKKYGVFSIVLKYCLGAGALLISFAMFYLGF encoded by the coding sequence ATGATCGACGGCTGGCTTGCCGCACTTTCGGAATCCATTCGTGCAGGCACGACGCTCGCGCCGCTTCTCGCCCTGCTGGCCGGATTGGCGACCTCCGTCACTCCCTGCGCACTGACGAGCGTCCCCCTCGTGATTGCCTACGTCGGAGGGACGGCTGCAGGCGACCCGCGGAAAGGGTTTGTCCTATCAGCGGTCTTCTCGGCTGGTATGGCGCTGACCTTCACGGTTCTCGGCGCCGCTGCCTCCATGCTGGGCCGGCTCATGGGGACGTCCTCCTCGTGGTGGTATATCCTCCTCGGAGTCCTCATGTTGCTCATGGGACTCCAGATACTGGAAATCTTCAATTTCCTTCCGTCGACGAACCTGCTGTCGAAGAACACAAAACGAGGGTACGCCGGAGCCTTCCTCGCGGGTGTCCTGGGCGGCTTCTTCTCGTCCCCCTGCGCCACGCCGGTCCTCGTCGTGCTGCTGAGCATCGTCGCGGGAAGCGGGGAAATCGGTCGCGGAATATTGCTGCTCCTTCTTTATTCCCTGGGGCACAGCATTCTTGTACTGGCGGCGGGAACCTCGGTCGGTTTCGCGGCGAAACTTGTCGCGAACAAAAAGTACGGTGTTTTCAGTATCGTGTTGAAGTACTGCCTCGGCGCGGGAGCGCTGCTAATCTCCTTCGCCATGTTCTATCTGGGTTTTTAA
- a CDS encoding thioredoxin family protein: MKIQILGTGCPKCKKLAELAERAAGELGINFEIEKVTGISEIIAFGVVSTPGLAVNGKVLAAGSLPSFEKVKELLASAQN, from the coding sequence ATGAAGATTCAGATACTGGGAACGGGGTGCCCCAAGTGCAAAAAACTGGCTGAACTGGCTGAACGGGCTGCCGGTGAACTCGGGATAAATTTCGAGATTGAAAAAGTTACGGGAATCTCCGAAATTATAGCCTTCGGCGTGGTATCGACACCTGGACTGGCAGTAAACGGAAAGGTGCTTGCCGCAGGAAGCCTTCCCTCATTTGAAAAAGTGAAGGAGCTCCTCGCATCGGCGCAGAACTGA
- a CDS encoding permease: MSDRKKFFWIAAFFLTFYFLPEGNERVLAGLAESVAMMSDYAREHVLLCLIPAFFIAGAISVFVSQQSVMKYLGAKARKWIAYSVASVSGTVLAVCSCTVLPLFAGIYMRGAGLGPATAFLYSGPAINVLAIVLTARVLGLELGIARAVGAVIFSVVIGLLMAAIFGKEEQVRQEGFAQLPEEEVGRSLWKTVVYMAGMVVFLVFANWAAPKTSSAFWEGVYNLKWMLSGAGLAVTVLTARMWFSRDERQDWYTSTWGYALQVMPLLFGGVLVAGFLLGRPGHEALIPSRYVAMLVGGNSLGANFFASVSGAFMYFATLTEVPILQGLIGAGMGKGPALALLLAGPALSLPSMLVINSILGPRKTGTYVVLVVLLSTAAGMLFGMMFS, translated from the coding sequence ATGAGTGACCGCAAGAAATTTTTCTGGATAGCCGCTTTCTTCCTGACCTTTTACTTCCTCCCCGAGGGGAACGAACGTGTATTGGCAGGTCTGGCGGAATCCGTGGCCATGATGTCCGACTATGCCAGGGAGCACGTTCTTCTCTGCCTGATCCCCGCATTCTTCATCGCAGGTGCCATTTCGGTGTTCGTGAGCCAGCAGTCGGTGATGAAGTACCTCGGGGCGAAGGCGAGGAAATGGATTGCCTATTCCGTGGCATCTGTCTCCGGGACGGTGCTTGCCGTCTGTTCCTGTACAGTGCTTCCCCTGTTTGCCGGAATTTACATGCGGGGTGCCGGTCTGGGCCCTGCGACAGCCTTTCTATACTCCGGACCCGCCATCAATGTTCTCGCCATCGTTCTCACGGCCCGGGTTCTCGGCCTTGAGCTGGGCATTGCGAGGGCTGTGGGAGCGGTGATCTTCAGCGTGGTGATCGGCCTTCTCATGGCCGCCATCTTCGGCAAAGAGGAACAGGTCCGCCAGGAGGGGTTCGCCCAGCTCCCGGAGGAAGAGGTCGGTCGTTCCCTGTGGAAGACGGTTGTGTACATGGCCGGCATGGTGGTGTTTCTCGTATTCGCCAATTGGGCCGCCCCGAAGACCTCCAGCGCATTCTGGGAAGGGGTTTACAACCTGAAGTGGATGCTCTCAGGGGCAGGACTCGCCGTCACGGTGCTGACCGCCCGGATGTGGTTCTCCCGGGACGAGCGGCAGGACTGGTACACGTCAACATGGGGATACGCCCTCCAGGTCATGCCCCTGCTCTTCGGCGGTGTTCTTGTGGCGGGCTTTCTCCTGGGGCGTCCCGGCCACGAGGCCCTCATCCCGAGCCGCTACGTGGCCATGCTCGTCGGAGGGAACTCTCTCGGGGCAAATTTCTTCGCCTCGGTATCCGGCGCGTTCATGTATTTCGCAACCCTCACCGAAGTGCCCATACTCCAGGGACTTATCGGGGCCGGCATGGGCAAGGGGCCGGCCCTCGCCCTGCTTCTGGCGGGTCCGGCCCTCTCCCTGCCCAGCATGCTGGTCATCAACAGCATTCTGGGGCCCAGGAAGACGGGAACGTATGTCGTCCTGGTTGTCCTTCTGTCCACAGCGGCGGGCATGCTGTTCGGCATGATGTTTTCCTGA
- a CDS encoding ArsR/SmtB family transcription factor, with translation MKTKEKLQEEKAAILKGIAHPVRLRVVEALACREMCVCDIAEMFHFDRTTISKHLAMMKSLGILESRKDGLNVYYSLRIRCLASLLSCVEKVVLGEKVEVVLSPCLCGSLPNDENEEET, from the coding sequence TTGAAAACAAAAGAAAAGCTCCAGGAAGAAAAAGCGGCGATTCTGAAGGGGATTGCCCATCCTGTCCGGCTTCGGGTAGTGGAAGCCCTTGCCTGCCGGGAAATGTGCGTCTGCGATATAGCGGAAATGTTTCATTTTGACAGGACGACGATAAGCAAGCACCTTGCGATGATGAAAAGCCTGGGCATACTAGAGAGCCGCAAGGACGGTCTTAATGTGTATTACAGTCTGCGGATCCGGTGCCTTGCTTCCCTCCTTTCCTGCGTAGAGAAAGTTGTACTGGGAGAGAAGGTCGAGGTGGTTCTTTCACCCTGTTTGTGCGGAAGCTTACCAAACGATGAAAATGAGGAGGAGACATAG
- a CDS encoding hydrogenase expression protein HypA/HybF, producing MGKFRCLSCKSEFELEEKAAAMRCPRCGSRFVEVLDAANRKRGKSWSAKSFSVGKSGK from the coding sequence ATGGGAAAATTTCGATGCCTGTCGTGCAAAAGCGAATTTGAACTGGAAGAAAAGGCGGCAGCCATGAGATGTCCCAGGTGCGGGAGCAGGTTCGTAGAAGTGCTCGACGCCGCCAACAGAAAGCGGGGGAAGTCCTGGAGCGCCAAGTCGTTCAGCGTGGGAAAAAGCGGCAAATAA
- a CDS encoding permease, with the protein MNTFVDSLQFFAFIFLELTILFLGVSTLIGLIFEYVSDDAIRRRMSSKGLLGNFLGAALGAITPFCSCSTIPMTVGFLRAGVPFGATLSFVLASPLLNPIIMAMFWALLGWKACLTYGAVTFVIAMFSGMLLESFGLAKDVKNVRVSGGHGARERLPSFWAKLRRAFSGAWADFRGVLVYLVAGVAIGAVIYGYVPNEFVANLAGPGNPLAIPVAAIIGIPLYVRAETVIPIGVALTQKGMSLGAVIALVIGGAGMSIPEMSMLAGIFKPRLVCVFVALVFSTAVLAGVVFNFIQI; encoded by the coding sequence ATGAATACGTTCGTCGATTCGCTTCAGTTCTTCGCGTTCATATTTCTCGAATTGACGATTCTCTTCCTCGGGGTGAGCACGCTTATCGGGCTGATCTTCGAGTACGTCTCCGACGACGCGATCCGCCGCCGGATGTCTTCGAAAGGGCTGCTCGGGAACTTCCTTGGCGCGGCGCTCGGGGCCATAACGCCCTTCTGTTCCTGCTCCACCATTCCCATGACGGTGGGCTTCCTGCGCGCCGGAGTGCCTTTCGGAGCGACGCTCTCCTTCGTCCTCGCCTCTCCTCTTCTGAACCCGATCATCATGGCCATGTTCTGGGCGTTGCTTGGGTGGAAAGCATGCCTGACGTACGGGGCCGTGACCTTCGTGATCGCGATGTTCAGCGGAATGCTGCTCGAATCCTTCGGTCTCGCCAAAGACGTGAAGAACGTCCGCGTAAGCGGAGGACACGGTGCGCGGGAGCGGCTTCCCTCGTTCTGGGCGAAACTCCGCCGGGCATTTTCGGGTGCGTGGGCCGACTTTCGGGGGGTCCTCGTCTATCTCGTCGCCGGCGTCGCCATCGGCGCCGTCATCTACGGCTACGTTCCGAACGAATTCGTCGCGAATCTCGCCGGACCGGGGAATCCCCTGGCCATACCGGTCGCCGCGATCATCGGCATTCCCCTCTACGTCCGGGCGGAAACGGTGATTCCCATAGGCGTCGCCCTGACGCAGAAGGGGATGAGCCTCGGGGCGGTGATCGCCCTCGTCATCGGAGGAGCGGGAATGAGCATCCCGGAGATGAGCATGCTTGCGGGGATTTTCAAGCCTCGCCTCGTGTGCGTCTTCGTTGCGCTGGTTTTTTCGACCGCCGTTCTGGCGGGCGTGGTCTTTAATTTCATTCAGATATAG
- a CDS encoding carbon starvation protein A, translating to MLAILFLIAIVLFAICYKVYGSYMAGVYDLNDNNPTPAEAMFDGIDYCPAHPAVLLGHHFASIAGAGPIVGPITAAAMFGWLPAYLWCLIGSAFIGGPHDMGALVASMRHDGKSVGEVVDKWIGRRGKVLFLCFTILALILVVAVFLQLSAGSFAADPAVAFSASLYIGMALLFGVLIYKYRVPLWLMTVVMVPIVIYACWYGNYSPWVATVFQLPMETWRWALVGYIFFASVLPVWLLLQPRDYLASYFLYFAVIIGAIGMIMGRGENFQVVLPAFKGFVANGQYIWPMLFIIVACGAVSGFHSLVGSGTTSKQLKKEKDTVLVGYGSMLLEGVVAVIAIGTVMLSGVIAKGGPTITYAEGFGKFAAIVGIDPKVGMSLGLLAINSFLLTSLDTATRLTRYQIQELSNMKVDKYTATIITIAAAMALLLTKTHGPTGNVIPAWAAIWPIFGASNQLVAALALLAIGVWVAKGLKKNNQFAMVPMWFMLVTTVAALGIMIKDNLAYASPNYVLVVPSIILLVLALLMVFESMKALKQAQKDL from the coding sequence TTGCTCGCAATCCTGTTCCTTATTGCTATCGTCTTGTTTGCAATTTGTTATAAGGTGTATGGTTCGTACATGGCCGGGGTATACGATCTGAACGACAACAATCCGACCCCTGCTGAAGCGATGTTTGACGGTATCGACTACTGCCCGGCCCATCCGGCCGTCCTTCTGGGTCACCATTTCGCATCCATCGCCGGCGCAGGCCCCATAGTCGGTCCCATCACCGCAGCCGCCATGTTCGGCTGGCTGCCGGCCTACCTGTGGTGCCTTATCGGCTCCGCTTTCATCGGCGGTCCCCACGACATGGGCGCCCTCGTGGCATCCATGCGCCATGACGGCAAATCGGTGGGAGAAGTTGTGGACAAATGGATCGGGCGGAGAGGCAAGGTCCTCTTCCTCTGCTTCACCATCCTTGCCCTCATCCTCGTGGTCGCCGTGTTCCTGCAGCTTTCCGCAGGATCCTTCGCGGCAGACCCCGCTGTGGCCTTCTCGGCCTCCCTGTACATCGGCATGGCCCTTCTGTTCGGCGTGCTGATCTACAAGTATCGCGTGCCCCTGTGGCTCATGACCGTGGTCATGGTCCCTATCGTCATCTACGCCTGCTGGTACGGCAACTACTCTCCCTGGGTTGCAACAGTTTTCCAGCTTCCTATGGAGACCTGGCGCTGGGCCCTTGTGGGCTACATCTTCTTCGCGTCTGTCCTTCCCGTATGGCTTCTTCTCCAGCCCCGGGATTACCTTGCCTCCTACTTCCTCTATTTCGCGGTCATCATCGGTGCCATCGGCATGATCATGGGCAGGGGCGAGAACTTCCAGGTCGTTCTTCCTGCCTTCAAGGGATTCGTGGCCAACGGGCAGTACATCTGGCCCATGCTCTTCATCATCGTTGCGTGCGGCGCAGTGTCCGGTTTCCACTCCCTGGTCGGCAGCGGCACCACCTCCAAGCAGCTGAAGAAAGAGAAGGACACGGTTCTCGTGGGCTACGGCTCCATGCTGCTTGAAGGCGTCGTGGCAGTCATTGCCATCGGCACGGTCATGCTGAGCGGCGTCATCGCAAAGGGCGGCCCCACCATCACCTACGCCGAGGGCTTCGGAAAGTTCGCGGCCATCGTCGGTATCGACCCCAAGGTCGGCATGTCCCTGGGGCTCCTGGCCATCAACTCCTTCCTTCTTACCTCCCTTGACACGGCCACCCGTTTGACCCGCTACCAGATCCAGGAGCTTTCCAACATGAAGGTGGACAAGTACACTGCCACCATCATCACCATTGCTGCGGCCATGGCCCTTCTGCTCACAAAGACCCACGGTCCCACCGGCAACGTCATACCCGCCTGGGCTGCGATCTGGCCCATTTTCGGTGCGTCCAACCAGCTTGTTGCGGCCCTTGCTCTTCTGGCCATCGGCGTCTGGGTTGCCAAGGGACTGAAAAAGAACAACCAGTTCGCCATGGTTCCCATGTGGTTCATGCTTGTGACCACCGTGGCGGCCCTGGGCATCATGATCAAGGACAACCTCGCCTACGCCAGCCCGAACTACGTCCTCGTGGTTCCTTCCATCATTCTCCTTGTCCTTGCCCTGTTGATGGTCTTTGAATCCATGAAGGCCCTGAAGCAGGCCCAGAAGGATCTGTAA